The following proteins are encoded in a genomic region of Primulina huaijiensis isolate GDHJ02 chromosome 3, ASM1229523v2, whole genome shotgun sequence:
- the LOC140972399 gene encoding GPI inositol-deacylase-like gives MKDFRAKVRVAVVAILAVSIGLTGLYGLLKPISNDCVMTYMYPTYIPISTPENMSSTKYGLYLYHEGWKKIDFDEHLKNLNGIPVLFIPGNGGSYKQVRSLGTESDRAYQSGPLEQHFYQAFPYLEEGVDTDLTGNMLPNQYTSMLDWFAVDLEGEHSAMDGQILQEHSEYVVYAIHRVKLWLSPCWLLFLYFCIGIVPVYGVLSYGCNWSCFLHF, from the exons ATGAAAGATTTTAGAGCTAAAGTAAGAGTAGCAGTTGTGGCTATCTTAGCTGTATCGATAGGCCTTACTGGTCTTTATGGCTTATTGAAACCAATATCAAATGATTGTGTAATGACATACATGTATCCTACATACATTCCCATATCAACGCCGGAAAACATGTCTTCCACAAAGTACGGTCTGTATCTGTACCACGAAGGATGGAAAAAGATCGATTTTGACGAGCATCTTAAAAATCTTAATGGCATTCCAGTTCTTTTCATCCCTGGGAACGGCGGAAGCTACAAACAG GTCAGATCCCTGGGTACCGAATCTGACAGAGCTTATCAAAGTGGTCCACTTGAACAGCATTTTTATCAAGCTTTCCCATATTTGGAAGAAGGAGTAGATACTGATTTGACTGGAAATATGCTACCAAATCAATACACTTCTATGCTTGATTGGTTTGCAGTTGATCTTGAAGGTGAACATTCTGCTATGGATGGTCAGATACTTCAAGAGCATTCAGAATATGTTGTATATGCCATTCACAGG GTTAAGCTTTGGCTGTCTCCTTGCTGGCtacttttcctttatttctgcATTGGCATTGTCCCCgtatatggtgttttatcctaTGGCTGCAATTGGAGTTGTTTCCTTCACTTTTAG
- the LOC140974486 gene encoding AUGMIN subunit 6-like, producing MTMDREKEREIELESAMYTNCLLLGLDPNVIGVGSNSGTPRIGLFRHSNPKLGEQLLYFILSSLRGPIQSAKDFDKVWPIFDSAQSRDFRKVVQGIISELESQGALPRSNSRVSSLATCCGPRFVELLWQLSLHALREVHRRTFAPDVASNPLPAPLTDVAFSHAATLLPVTKARIALERRRFLKNAETAVQRQAMWSSLAHEMTAEFRGLCAEEAYLQQELEKLHELRKKVKLDGELWDELVSSSSQNSHMVQRATRLWDSLLSRKSQHEVLASGPIEDLIAHREHRYRISGSSLLAAMDQSSVIPSANLTPEWSDTENTEGLHEGLNNERKSNSDSSLSRGNEENFPQIDERNMRGQPTVDIAEVLRRWTHALQRIHKQSLQLAKANDGEGPALLQRVDDSGASSHAESLAATLAEHRQHLDSIQVLINQLKDVAPAIQDSITELTEEVNGISSNITPLMKLRSTSPVQAQNSGRALEKDSDEVAEITSRLSSVQLESVSASPPTLKLPQLFSLTPNSSGKGGNTQKRTTTQINPIETMTDKKPLEQPPSISHVDNPPHDEDIVYLQNLKRSVREAALSSQSRNLESSQDSRSDESSEHFFVPISGSGFSRRGQDKKPDSLKGRQSFKSQANSSMLQTHPNDIHLGSKYSGVADMLNDLDSLDEFDGVNCFLSAVGSNSSVSDAHRSFYDNDEVQDQVFSPPLLMDVALMADSYEDLLAPLSETETALMEH from the exons ATGACGATGGACAGAGAGAAGGAGCGGGAGATAGAACTGGAGAGTGCAATGTACACGAATTGCTTGCTGCTCGGCCTGGATCCGAACGTTATCGGGGTCGGCTCCAACAGCGGCACGCCTCGGATCGGCCTCTTCCGTCATTCGAATCCGAAATTGGGCGAACAGCTTCTGTACTTCATATTGTCCTCCCTCCGTGGTCCAATTCAATCCGCCAag GATTTTGACAAGGTGTGGCCAATTTTTGATTCCGCTCAGTCCAGAGATTTTCGGAAG GTCGTGCAAGGGATTATAAGTGAGCTGGAATCACAAGGAGCATTGCCCAGGAGCAATTCGAGGGTTTCATCGCTCGCAACTTGCTGTGGGCCGAG GTTCGTCGAACTTTTATGGCAACTCTCCCTGCATGCTTTGAGGGAAGTTCATAGGCGGACATTCGCACCTGATGTAGCATCAAATCCACTTCCAGCTCCCCTGACTGATGTAGCTTTCTCTCACGCAGCTACACTACTTCCTGTAACCAAG GCTAGAATAGCTCTTGAAAGAAGAAGATTTCTGAAAAATGCAGAAACCGCAGTCCAAAGGCAGGCCATGTGGTCCAGTTTGGCACATGAAATGACAGCAGAGTTTCGTGGTCTCTGTGCTGAAGAG GCGTATCTGCAGCAAGAGCTTGAAAAACTGCATGAGTTAAGAAAAAAAGTTAAATTGGATGGTGAACTCTGGGATGAGCTTGTATCCAGCTCTAGTCAGAATTCTCACATGGTTCAAAGAGCTACTCGTTTGTGGGACTCACTGCTATCTCGGAAGA GTCAACATGAGGTTCTTGCTTCAGGCCCAATTGAGGATCTTATAGCCCATCGTGAGCATAG GTATCGCATATCTGGTTCATCTCTGCTAGCAGCGATGGATCAAAGTTCGGTAATTCCATCTGCTAATTTAACTCCTGAATGGTCAGACACTGAGAACACTGAGGGTTTACATGAAGGTCTAAACAATGAGAGAAAAAGTAACTCTGATTCTTCACTCTCTCGTggaaatgaagaaaactttCCTCAGATAGATGAAAGAAACATGAGAGGGCAGCCTACTGTTGACATAGCAGAAGTCTTGCGACGTTGGACCCATGCTTTGCAGCGCATTCACAAGCAATCACTCCAATTG GCAAAAGCAAATGATGGTGAGGGTCCCGCGCTCCTACAGAGGGTGGATGATAGTGGTGCCAGCAGTCATGCTGAATCTTTGGCTGCAACCCTTGCTGAACATAGGCAGCACCTGGATAGCATTCAG GTGCTTATCAATCAACTAAAAGATGTTGCTCCGGCTATACAAGACTCAATCACGGAACTTACAGAAGAAGTTAATGGTATTTCTTCCAATATTACTCCTCTTATGAAGCTTAGATCTACCTCGCCTGTCCAGGCACAGAACAGTGGAAGGGCATTG GAAAAGGATTCTGATGAGGTTGCTGAAATAACCTCTAGACTTTCATCTGTTCAACTGGAAAGTGTATCAGCTAGTCCCCCTACTTTAAAACTTCCACAGCTATTTAGTTTGACTCCAAATTCTTCTGGGAAAGGTGGAAACACACAAAAGCGAACGACAACTCAAATCAACCCAATAGAAACCATGACAGATAAAAAGCCCCTGGAGCAGCCTCCTTCAATCAGTCATGTGGATAATCCACCACATG ATGAAGATATTGTTTACTTGCAAAACTTAAAGAGATCTGTCAGAGAAGCTGCCCTTTCATCTCAATCACGGAACTTGGAATCGTCCCAAGACAGTCGTTCTGATGAGAGCTCCGAGCACTTTTTTGTTCCAATTTCTGGGTCTGGATTCTCCCGTCGTGGGCAAGATAAGAAGCCTGACTCACTAAAGGGTAGACAGTCATTCAAATCTCAAGCAAATTCTTCCATGCTTCAAACACACCCAAACGACATTCATCTCGGAAGCAAGTATAGTGGAGTGGCAGATATGTTAAATGATTTGGATTCACTTGATGAATTTGATGGGGTGAACTGTTTTCTTTCTGCGGTTGGTTCAAATTCATCAGTTTCTGATGCACATAGGTCCTTCTATGATAATGATGAAGTTCAGGATCAAGTTTTCTCTCCTCCTTTGCTAATGGATGTTGCACTTATGGCTGATTCTTATGAAGATTTACTTG CACCCTTATCAGAGACTGAAACAGCTTTGATGGAACATTGA
- the LOC140974487 gene encoding plant UBX domain-containing protein 1-like, whose amino-acid sequence MHCRDRVCPCTSASRKPFGVSYVVMTVDSSPVSKRRRFIIFSSMESESAKARLALAKEKYGRDIRVFETSTATATPANASNIEEAEDFYEFTPEDYYRILATKKEDKHLKTKKLRDAEEAARRSRITKAVIRIRFPDNHTLEVTFHPSEIIQSLIDLLRKVLVDPQLPFYLYTTPPKRQITDMSQDFYSAGFVPGAIVYFACDALKGGDEILAPGPFLLEDIMSLLGLESISEQAESTQPTPKLVSTSLPVDSEPKPVDKKKIKPKWLKM is encoded by the exons ATGCACTGCCGAGATAGAGTTTGTCCCTGTACATCTGCATCACGCAAACCCTTTGGAGTTTCGTATGTGGTGATGACTGTGGATTCCTCACCGGTTTCAAAACGCAGaagatttataattttttcatcAATGGAATCTGAATCAGCTAAG GCTAGGCTTGCACTTGCAAAAGAAAAATATGGACGAGACATCCGTGTGTTTGAAACATCAACAGCTACTGCGACCCCTGCAAATGCTTCCAACATTG AGGAGGCAGAGGACTTTTATGAGTTTACACCAGAGGACTACTACCGGATTTTGGCAACAAAGAAAGAAG ATAAACATTTGAAGACAAAAAAGTTACGCGATGCAGAAGAGGCTGCTCGTAGGTCAAGGATAACAAAG GCAGTAATAAGGATACGGTTTCCTGATAATCATACGTTGGAGGTCACATTTCATCCATCTGAGATAATTCAAAGCTTAATCGATCTTCTTAGAAAAGTCCTCGTGGATCCCCAATTGCCATTTTATCTAT ATACGACACCTCCGAAAAGGCAAATAACAGACATGTCCCAGGATTTTTATTCTGCTGGTTTTGTACCTGGTGCAATTGTGTATTTTGCGTGTGATGCACTAAAAG GTGGTGACGAAATTTTAGCGCCTGGACCCTTCCTGCTAGAGGACATCATGTCCCTGCTAGGTTTGGAATCGATATCGGAGCAAGCAGAATCTACCCAGCCTACACCCAAACTTGTCTCCACGAGCCTACCAGTTGATTCGGAACCAAAACCGGTCGACAAAAAGAAGATCAAGCCAAAGtggttgaaaatgtga
- the LOC140972398 gene encoding uncharacterized protein, which yields MSDTEVPNKSPDNPEMDNQVISEDGPRNQNLFSPRFRSVVAMAGWDEEALLIATHIVEDTPDRLCKQRRRSDLKTPPTYSRRKRRAHRNSPVSIPVTVLHLEEDDDSTSNQRGCERKNIEVNIIAKVEKNGGESIKEDAKDSGVSNSSPVIPCLDQLREELSCAICLEICYEPSTTPCGHSFCKQCLRSAADKCGKRCPKCRQLISNWRYCTVNTVLWNTIQLLFPKEVEARKAVTTSDTTTESIREESSLATTRNPSMRNRSIQALNNPETDGTESDRRSRRLRSRSSRISGTSDRGEASLRRDLPSQDGDAALAFRLQREEFMEAFRAVPARANLRAMASRATSIRSRGRHM from the exons ATGTCGGATACGGAGGTTCCGAATAAGAGTCCCGATAACCCAGAAATGGATAATCAAGTTATTTCTGAAGATGGCCCgagaaatcaaaatttgttCAGTCCAAGGTTCCGATCTGTCGTCGCCATGGCCGGATGGGATGAAGAAGCACTTCTGATTGCCACTCATATTGTTGAAGATACACCGGACAGATTGTGCAAGCAGCGGAGAAGATCGGATTTGAAGACCCCACCAACATATTCAAGAAG AAAACGTAGGGCTCATAGGAATAGTCCAGTTTCCATACCTGTGACCGTTCTTCATCTTGAAGAAGATGATGATTCAACATCAAATCAACGAG GATGTGAGAGAAAGAATATAGAGGTGAATATTATAGCAAAAGTAGAGAAGAACGGAGGAGAATCGATTAAAGAGGATGCTAAGGACTCAGGTGTTTCTAACTCAAGCCCTGTGATCCCTTGCCTTGATCAGCTTCGTGAAGAACTTTCATGTGCT ATCTGTCTGGAGATATGTTATGAACCGAGTACCACACCTTGTGGACACAG TTTTTGCAAACAATGTTTGCGTTCTGCAGCTGACAAATGTGGGAAGCGATGCCCAAAGTGCAGGCAACTTATCAG CAATTGGAGGTACTGCACCGTGAACACAGTTCTCTGGAATACAATTCAGCTCCTATTTCCAAAAGAAGTTGAAGCAAGAAAAGCAGTGACTACCTCAGATACTACTACTGAATCGATTCGAGAGGAAAGTAGTCTAGCCACAACAAGAAATCCTAGCATGAGAAACAGATCTATTCAAGCTTTAAACAATCCAGAAACAGATGGCACAGAATCAGATAGAAGAAGTCGTCGACTCAGAAGTCGAAGTTCAAGAATTTCTGGGACTTCAGACAGAGGAGAAGCTAGTTTAAGGAGAGATTTGCCAAGCCAGGATGGAGATGCCGCATTGGCTTTCAGATTGCAGAGGGAAGAATTTATGGAGGCGTTTAGGGCGGTACCTGCTAGAGCAAATTTGAGAGCTATGGCCTCAAGGGCTACTAGCATTCGTTCAAGGGGCAGACATATGTGA